GGCGTCAGGGTTATAAACAGCTCCGAGGCCGCGGAAATCGTGGGAGGGGCTGACAAAGTAATGATTTTTTAAGGAGGGTGAACGCGATGCTCGTAATTATAAAAAGCGCCCCCGACACGCAGGACGCAAGGCGGGCCGTGAAGCTCGCCAGGGACGTGGCCGCCGATATCGCGCTTCTTCAGAACGCCGTATACCTGGCCCAGCCCGAGAGGCTCGAGGGCTTCTGCGGCACGGCTTACGCAATGAAGGAGGACCTGAGGCTCAGGGGCATCGAAGACATAGAGGCGGGCGTAAAGACGATAGGCTATGGGGACCTCGTGGACCTCATGGCAGAGGACGACAAGGTCATCGGACTTTTCTGAACAAAATAAAGGGGCAAAAATGACTCGACCAGGGGAGGGGAGGCATGGCGAGGATAGTAGTACTAGGAGGCTCTTTTGGCGGGCTCACAGCGGCCTTTGAACTCAAGAGGCTGCTTCGGAAAAAAACAGACATAACCGTTGTCTCGGACCTCGACAGGTTCGTCTTCGTCCCCTCGCTGCCGTGGCTTTCGATGGGCTGGCGCAGGGCCAGGGACATAACCCTGCCGCTCAAGGACGTCCTTGAGCCCAGGGGCATATCCTTCGTCCACGAGGAAGCCACGGGGGTGGATGCCGATGCATCGAAGGTCAAGACGGCCTCGAGGGAGATTCCCTACGATTACGTGGTAATCGCCACGGGGCCCGCGCTTGCTTTCGACGAGGTGCCGGGGCTTGGCCCCGAAGGCGGACACACGGAGTGCATCTTCACGCTTCCCCAGGCGGAGCGGGCAAAACAGGCGCTTGAGAAATTCTATGAGAACCCCGGTCCCCTAGCGGTGGGCTCCGTGCAGGGCGCAAGCTGCTTCGGCCCTCCCTACGAATATGTCTTTGAAGTGGACGCCGAACTCCGGAGAAGAAAGATACGGCACAAGGCGCCCATGTTTTTCATAACCTCAGAGCCCTATCTCGGGCATTACGGCATCGGAGGGTTCGGGGCCTCCAAGCGCTGGCTTGAAGACGAGTTCGCCGAGAAGGACATAAAGGCTCTCACGAACCAGGCGGTGGAGGAATGCACCCCTGAAGAGGTGAGGCTGAAGGACGGCACGAGAATACCCTACAGGCTCGGCATGTTCGCCCCGGCCATGAAGGGGGTGCCCGCCGTGGCCCACCTCGGAAACCCGCGCGGCTTCATCCCGGTGGACGAAAACATGAGGCACAAGGCGCATAAGAACATATTCTGCGTGGGCGTGGCCATGGCAATTGCTCCGCCTGAGCCCACCCCCGTGCCTACG
The Nitrospirota bacterium genome window above contains:
- the tusB gene encoding sulfurtransferase complex subunit TusB, translating into MLVIIKSAPDTQDARRAVKLARDVAADIALLQNAVYLAQPERLEGFCGTAYAMKEDLRLRGIEDIEAGVKTIGYGDLVDLMAEDDKVIGLF
- a CDS encoding FAD-dependent oxidoreductase, translated to MARIVVLGGSFGGLTAAFELKRLLRKKTDITVVSDLDRFVFVPSLPWLSMGWRRARDITLPLKDVLEPRGISFVHEEATGVDADASKVKTASREIPYDYVVIATGPALAFDEVPGLGPEGGHTECIFTLPQAERAKQALEKFYENPGPLAVGSVQGASCFGPPYEYVFEVDAELRRRKIRHKAPMFFITSEPYLGHYGIGGFGASKRWLEDEFAEKDIKALTNQAVEECTPEEVRLKDGTRIPYRLGMFAPAMKGVPAVAHLGNPRGFIPVDENMRHKAHKNIFCVGVAMAIAPPEPTPVPTGVPKTGYMTVKMALTAARAIASDVSGKGTVPYYEMNVMCLMDMGETAAYMSAKPLFPPRQEITLKKAKWAKWMKIWFEKYFLFKMKHGYSNWP